One window of the Brevundimonas goettingensis genome contains the following:
- a CDS encoding amino acid permease, translating to MWRVKSLDAILATAEKKSLHRSLGPVQLTLLGIGAIIGTGIFVLTAAASQKAGPGMMLSFVIAGAVCAVAALCYSELAAMAPVSGSAYTYTYAVMGELLAWCVGWALILEYAVAASAVSVGWSGYVLGLIENGLHFNFPDLLSAGPTWAMKGFIPVPDFSAGIVNVPAIIVALAVTGLLILGTTESARVNAILVAIKVIALTVFIVLTLPVIDTANLSPFTPNGMFGAYSGMGVVGAAASIFFAYVGFDAVSTAAEETKNPQKNVPIGLIGSLAFCTVFYLLVALGAAGAIGAQPVLGAGGAAVEPGSPAFVAACALPANAQQLVCSNEALAHVLRVIGHPQVGNALGLAAMLALPSVILMMIYGQTRIFFVMARDGLLPEGLTKMHKTFKTPYIVTLFTGIAVAIAAALFPVGKLADISNSGTLFAFFMVSIAVLVLRKTDPNRGRPFRMPLVWIIAPISAAGCAFLFWNLPHDAKMVLPIWGGVGLVIYFLYGYRKSHMAKGRMEVHEDDADIPPPPATT from the coding sequence ATGTGGCGCGTTAAATCGCTAGACGCGATTCTAGCCACGGCCGAGAAGAAGTCTCTTCATCGGTCGCTAGGTCCGGTTCAACTGACCCTTTTGGGTATCGGCGCCATCATCGGCACCGGCATTTTCGTCCTGACCGCGGCCGCCTCGCAAAAGGCCGGCCCGGGCATGATGCTGAGCTTCGTGATCGCCGGCGCGGTCTGCGCGGTCGCCGCGCTCTGCTACTCCGAACTGGCGGCCATGGCCCCGGTTTCGGGCTCCGCCTACACCTATACCTACGCCGTCATGGGCGAACTGCTGGCTTGGTGCGTCGGCTGGGCCCTGATCCTCGAATACGCCGTCGCGGCCTCGGCCGTGTCGGTCGGCTGGTCGGGCTATGTGCTGGGCTTGATAGAGAACGGGCTACATTTCAACTTCCCTGATCTTCTATCCGCCGGACCGACCTGGGCCATGAAGGGCTTCATCCCGGTGCCGGACTTCTCGGCGGGCATCGTCAATGTTCCGGCCATCATCGTGGCCCTCGCCGTGACCGGCCTGCTGATCCTCGGCACGACGGAATCGGCCCGCGTCAACGCCATCTTGGTGGCCATCAAGGTCATCGCCCTGACGGTCTTCATCGTCCTGACCCTCCCGGTCATCGACACCGCCAACCTGTCGCCCTTCACGCCTAACGGCATGTTCGGCGCCTATTCGGGCATGGGCGTCGTCGGGGCCGCCGCCTCGATCTTCTTCGCCTACGTCGGCTTCGACGCCGTCTCGACGGCCGCCGAGGAAACCAAGAACCCGCAGAAGAACGTGCCGATCGGCCTGATCGGTTCGCTGGCCTTCTGTACGGTCTTCTATCTGCTGGTCGCCCTCGGCGCGGCCGGCGCCATCGGCGCCCAGCCGGTGCTCGGCGCCGGCGGTGCGGCTGTCGAGCCGGGTTCGCCCGCCTTCGTCGCCGCCTGCGCCCTGCCCGCCAACGCCCAGCAACTGGTTTGCTCGAACGAGGCGCTGGCCCACGTCCTGCGCGTCATCGGTCACCCGCAGGTCGGCAACGCCCTGGGCCTGGCCGCCATGCTGGCCCTGCCCTCGGTCATCCTGATGATGATCTATGGTCAGACCCGCATCTTCTTCGTCATGGCGCGTGACGGTCTGCTGCCGGAAGGCCTGACCAAGATGCACAAGACGTTCAAGACGCCTTACATCGTGACCCTGTTCACCGGGATCGCCGTCGCCATCGCCGCGGCCCTGTTCCCGGTCGGGAAGCTGGCCGACATCTCCAACTCGGGAACGCTGTTCGCCTTCTTCATGGTCTCGATCGCGGTCCTGGTCCTGCGCAAGACGGATCCGAACCGTGGCCGGCCGTTCAGAATGCCGCTGGTCTGGATCATCGCGCCGATCTCGGCCGCCGGCTGCGCCTTCCTGTTCTGGAACCTGCCGCACGACGCCAAGATGGTGCTGCCGATCTGGGGCGGCGTCGGCCTGGTGATCTACTTCCTGTACGGCTACCGCAAGAGCCACATGGCCAAGGGTCGGATGGAAGTCCACGAAGACGACGCCGACATCCCGCCGCCGCCGGCGACGACCTGA
- a CDS encoding NAD(P)H-hydrate dehydratase, which yields MTESNTPALWRNILPWPGPDAHKHQRGRLGVVSGPAWNTGAARLAARAGLRIGAGLVRILCPPGAAPVIAPTVTAIMIDEFLSPEALGRLADPLDAVVIGPAAGLEEETGYNLAALGRTGAALVVDADALTLFKDRPKALFACLDRDDVLTPHEGEFDRVFPNLLKHGRETAAWEAARVAGAVVVLKGRETIIASPDGRLRINPNGSPWLATAGSGDVLAGMIAGLIAQRMDSFEAASAAVWMHADAAERFGPGLIAEDLPELLPAVLRDLK from the coding sequence ATGACGGAATCCAACACCCCGGCTCTATGGCGCAATATTCTGCCGTGGCCCGGTCCGGACGCGCACAAACATCAAAGGGGCCGGCTGGGCGTGGTCTCCGGTCCCGCCTGGAATACGGGCGCGGCCCGGCTGGCGGCGCGGGCAGGTCTGAGGATCGGCGCGGGTCTGGTGCGCATCCTGTGTCCGCCCGGCGCGGCCCCGGTGATCGCCCCGACGGTGACCGCGATCATGATCGACGAATTCCTGTCGCCCGAGGCTCTCGGCCGGCTGGCCGATCCGCTGGACGCCGTGGTCATCGGCCCCGCGGCGGGGCTGGAGGAGGAGACCGGCTACAACCTCGCGGCCCTTGGTCGCACAGGCGCGGCCCTGGTGGTCGACGCCGACGCCCTGACCCTGTTCAAGGACCGGCCCAAGGCCCTGTTCGCCTGTCTGGACCGCGACGACGTCCTGACCCCGCATGAGGGAGAGTTCGACCGGGTGTTCCCGAACCTGCTCAAGCACGGACGCGAGACCGCCGCCTGGGAGGCCGCCCGCGTCGCGGGGGCCGTGGTGGTGCTGAAGGGCCGTGAGACGATCATCGCCTCGCCTGATGGCCGGCTGAGGATCAATCCGAACGGCAGCCCCTGGTTGGCCACGGCCGGCAGCGGCGACGTCCTCGCCGGAATGATCGCGGGCCTGATCGCCCAGCGGATGGACAGTTTCGAGGCCGCCTCTGCGGCGGTCTGGATGCACGCCGACGCCGCCGAACGCTTCGGTCCCGGCCTGATCGCGGAGGACCTGCCGGAGCTGCTGCCGGCAGTGCTGCGCGACCTGAAATAG
- a CDS encoding P-II family nitrogen regulator, with protein MKKIEAVIKPFKLDDVKEALQDIGVQGMTVLEAKGYGRQKGHSELYRGAEYVIDFLPKIKIEVVVADDLYPAVVEAIQTAARTGKIGDGKIFVTEVTDVIRIRTGETGAQAV; from the coding sequence ATGAAAAAGATCGAAGCCGTCATCAAGCCTTTCAAGCTGGACGATGTGAAAGAGGCGCTCCAGGACATCGGAGTGCAGGGCATGACTGTGCTGGAGGCCAAGGGATATGGCCGCCAGAAGGGCCATTCCGAACTCTATCGCGGGGCTGAGTACGTCATCGACTTCCTGCCCAAGATCAAGATCGAGGTGGTGGTCGCCGACGACCTCTATCCGGCCGTGGTCGAGGCCATCCAGACGGCGGCCCGCACGGGCAAGATCGGCGACGGAAAGATCTTCGTCACCGAGGTCACCGACGTCATCCGAATCCGAACCGGAGAAACCGGCGCCCAGGCCGTTTGA
- the hrpB gene encoding ATP-dependent helicase HrpB — MLPIHAVLEDLKTAIAGSDAVVLAAPPGAGKTTVVPLALLDQDWLGDGKVLVLEPRRLAARAAAERMAATLKESAGETVGYRTRLQSRIGPKTRIEVITEGVFTRIILEDPGLDGVGAVLFDEFHERSLDADLGLALARESQSLLRPDLKLLVMSATLDIAGVSALLQGAPVVEAQGRMFPVETRYLGRNAAERFEDAMARACRQALTEETGSILAFLPGQGEIHRTLQRLNEQVHDPAVDVVALYGALDKAEQDRALGPSPPGRRKIVLATSVAETSLTIEGVRVVIDGGLSRVPRFEPSSGLTRLITVRVSRSSAEQRRGRAGRVEPGVCYRLWDEEQTRGLVPHQRPEILEADLTAFALDLARWGARSAEELALRDPPPAGAFAEARNVLTRLGALDQAGALTDHGKRLIGIPLTPRLAHLAAVAADAGEAMLGAKLAAVLSEPGLGGNDVDIRERLRGLERDRSPRARDAMKLAERWSRAASQGRGKGGDGDIGTLLAAAFPERIARARGKPGEVLLASGRGAFLDPTDQLAREPWLAVAEVGGGDARDRIRLAAPVDPAALEDQVTVEDRLTREPSGRMVMRRIRRLGAIVVDEKITGAPDRAAVTAALKAEVERDGLRDLKWGERASDLRARLVWLAGLEDGWPDMSEAGLLAERETWLWPLLETVQSLEAISDGALEQGLRTLIPWDRQRALDDLAPARLVTPLGSAAIDYAAEGGPRVDIRVQELFGLKTHPTVGGHARVALTLALLSPARRPVQMTKDLPGFWSGSWAAVRAEMRGRYPRHPWPEDPANADPTSRAKPRGT, encoded by the coding sequence ATGCTTCCGATTCATGCTGTTCTCGAAGACCTGAAGACCGCGATTGCCGGGTCGGACGCGGTCGTGCTGGCCGCGCCGCCGGGGGCGGGCAAGACGACGGTCGTGCCCCTGGCCCTGCTGGACCAGGATTGGCTGGGCGACGGCAAGGTGCTGGTGCTGGAGCCACGGCGTCTGGCCGCCCGCGCCGCCGCCGAACGTATGGCGGCGACCCTGAAGGAATCCGCCGGCGAAACCGTCGGCTATCGCACCCGGCTGCAGAGCCGGATCGGACCGAAGACCCGCATCGAGGTGATCACCGAGGGCGTCTTCACCCGCATCATCCTCGAAGACCCCGGGCTCGACGGCGTCGGCGCCGTCCTGTTCGACGAGTTCCACGAGCGCAGTCTGGACGCCGACCTGGGTCTGGCCCTGGCGCGGGAGAGTCAGTCCCTGCTGCGGCCCGATCTGAAGCTGCTGGTCATGTCGGCGACGCTGGATATCGCGGGGGTGTCGGCGCTGTTGCAGGGCGCGCCCGTGGTCGAGGCGCAGGGGCGGATGTTCCCGGTCGAGACCCGTTACCTGGGCCGCAACGCCGCCGAACGGTTCGAGGACGCCATGGCCCGGGCCTGCCGTCAGGCCCTGACCGAGGAGACCGGGTCGATCCTCGCCTTCCTGCCGGGGCAGGGCGAGATCCACCGCACCCTGCAGCGACTGAACGAACAGGTGCACGACCCGGCGGTCGATGTGGTCGCCCTGTACGGTGCGCTGGACAAGGCCGAGCAGGACCGGGCGCTGGGTCCGTCGCCGCCCGGCCGGCGCAAGATCGTCCTGGCCACCTCGGTCGCCGAGACCAGCCTGACCATCGAGGGCGTCCGGGTCGTCATCGACGGCGGCCTGTCGCGTGTGCCCCGCTTCGAGCCGTCCAGCGGCCTGACCCGCTTGATCACCGTCCGCGTCAGCCGGTCCTCGGCGGAACAGCGCCGGGGCCGGGCGGGGCGGGTGGAGCCCGGCGTCTGCTACCGGCTGTGGGACGAGGAACAGACACGCGGTCTGGTCCCGCATCAGCGGCCCGAGATTCTCGAGGCCGACCTGACCGCCTTCGCCCTGGATCTGGCCCGCTGGGGGGCGCGGTCGGCCGAGGAGCTGGCCCTGCGGGACCCGCCGCCCGCCGGCGCCTTCGCCGAGGCGAGGAACGTCTTGACCCGGCTGGGCGCGCTGGATCAGGCCGGCGCCCTGACCGACCATGGGAAGAGGCTGATCGGCATCCCCCTGACGCCCCGTCTGGCTCATCTGGCCGCCGTAGCCGCCGATGCGGGCGAGGCGATGCTGGGCGCGAAGTTGGCGGCGGTGCTGTCCGAGCCGGGGCTGGGCGGCAATGACGTCGATATCCGCGAGCGTCTGCGCGGGTTGGAGCGCGACCGCTCGCCCCGCGCCCGCGACGCGATGAAGCTGGCCGAGCGCTGGAGCCGGGCGGCGTCCCAAGGGCGCGGGAAGGGCGGTGACGGAGACATTGGAACCCTGCTGGCCGCCGCCTTCCCCGAGCGGATCGCCAGGGCGCGCGGCAAGCCGGGCGAGGTGCTGCTGGCTTCGGGACGCGGCGCCTTCCTCGATCCGACCGATCAGCTGGCGCGCGAGCCCTGGCTGGCTGTCGCAGAGGTCGGCGGCGGGGACGCTCGCGACCGTATCCGTCTGGCCGCGCCGGTCGATCCGGCGGCGCTGGAGGATCAGGTCACGGTCGAGGACCGGCTGACGCGCGAACCCTCGGGCCGTATGGTCATGCGCCGCATCCGGCGTCTGGGCGCCATCGTCGTCGACGAGAAGATCACCGGCGCCCCCGACCGCGCCGCCGTCACGGCCGCCCTGAAGGCCGAGGTCGAGCGCGACGGCCTGCGCGATCTGAAATGGGGCGAGCGGGCCTCCGATCTGCGCGCCCGGCTGGTGTGGTTGGCGGGGCTGGAGGACGGCTGGCCCGATATGTCGGAGGCCGGGCTTCTGGCCGAACGCGAGACCTGGCTCTGGCCCCTGCTGGAGACCGTCCAGTCGCTCGAGGCCATCTCCGACGGGGCGCTGGAACAGGGGTTGCGGACCCTGATCCCCTGGGACCGGCAGAGGGCGCTGGACGATCTGGCGCCCGCCCGGCTGGTCACGCCGCTCGGCTCTGCCGCCATCGACTATGCGGCCGAGGGCGGGCCACGCGTCGATATCCGGGTGCAGGAGCTGTTCGGCCTGAAAACCCATCCGACGGTCGGCGGTCATGCCCGCGTCGCCCTGACGCTCGCCCTGCTGTCGCCCGCCCGCCGTCCGGTGCAGATGACCAAAGACCTGCCCGGCTTCTGGTCCGGCAGCTGGGCCGCCGTCCGCGCCGAGATGCGCGGCCGCTACCCCCGCCACCCCTGGCCCGAAGACCCCGCCAACGCCGACCCCACCAGCCGCGCCAAGCCGCGAGGGACCTGA
- a CDS encoding DUF3667 domain-containing protein, with amino-acid sequence MSTLPEIAEVAPTSTLLCRNCAHPVTGRYCGECGQTVVQRDRVLDLVIEWLMAFARPDGILWSTLGLLLLNPGRLTRDWWEGRRTLRMSPVRTVFAVVVFGSILTLAQSLAWPRSDGVIGSILQLFVFQTAVVGTAVTALIMPLLLPSRLKRTFYQHVAFALYESAFLGLAACSVLAFIVVSGLSVQYVGDFAVARLLMNPTMSLAPLVLPVLFIAIVVHGVAHVRFAYGLSWFGSAARVIALGVVMFIGSMLAYVILQVTGITYFLVPI; translated from the coding sequence GTGTCGACATTGCCTGAAATCGCTGAGGTGGCGCCGACATCGACCCTGCTGTGCCGCAACTGCGCGCACCCCGTCACCGGCCGCTATTGCGGAGAATGCGGCCAGACGGTCGTTCAGCGGGATCGGGTCCTCGACCTCGTCATCGAATGGCTGATGGCGTTTGCCCGGCCGGACGGGATTCTGTGGAGCACCCTGGGACTGCTGCTGCTCAATCCCGGTCGTCTTACGCGGGATTGGTGGGAAGGCCGGCGGACCTTGAGAATGTCGCCGGTCCGGACGGTGTTCGCCGTCGTGGTGTTCGGATCGATCCTGACCCTGGCCCAAAGCCTTGCCTGGCCCAGGAGCGACGGCGTCATCGGGTCGATCCTGCAATTGTTCGTCTTCCAGACGGCTGTGGTCGGCACTGCTGTGACGGCCCTGATCATGCCGCTGCTGCTGCCGTCACGGCTCAAGCGAACCTTTTACCAGCACGTCGCCTTCGCCCTCTACGAGAGCGCCTTCCTCGGGCTGGCGGCCTGTTCCGTTCTGGCGTTCATCGTGGTCTCCGGTCTGTCGGTTCAATACGTCGGCGACTTCGCCGTGGCCCGCCTTCTGATGAACCCGACGATGTCGCTGGCCCCGCTTGTGCTGCCGGTGCTGTTCATCGCGATCGTCGTCCACGGCGTGGCCCATGTGCGGTTCGCCTATGGGCTGTCCTGGTTCGGATCGGCGGCGCGGGTGATCGCCCTGGGGGTGGTGATGTTCATCGGTTCGATGCTGGCCTACGTCATTCTGCAGGTCACCGGGATCACCTACTTCCTCGTTCCGATCTAG
- a CDS encoding bile acid:sodium symporter family protein — MSTLRRLIDPYLLMLIATVAIAAVLPARGEWAVVAEWVTTAAVALLFFLYGARLSPAAIWAGLSHWRLQSMVFASTFVLFPLIGLAVNAVFGRFLAPEIAVGLLYLSLLPSTVQSSIAFTSIARGNVPAALCSASLSNLLGVVLTPLLVTFLLPGASGGISLKAVEDISLQILLPFVLGQAARPLIGAFLSRHAKLVGYVDRGSILLVVYAAFSAGMVAGIWGKLDVLDLGLVFLLNILVLGAVMVTLTIASRRLGFSKEDEIAIVFCGSKKGMVSGIPMAAILFAGQAVSLIVLPLMLFHQIQLFVCAVLARRYAERPEGEPAPVKETAELPA, encoded by the coding sequence ATGAGCACGTTGCGCCGCCTGATCGACCCCTATCTGCTGATGCTGATCGCGACGGTGGCCATCGCCGCCGTCCTGCCGGCGAGGGGGGAGTGGGCGGTCGTGGCGGAGTGGGTGACCACGGCGGCGGTGGCCCTGCTGTTCTTCCTGTACGGCGCACGGCTTTCGCCCGCGGCGATCTGGGCCGGGCTGTCGCACTGGCGGCTGCAGTCGATGGTGTTCGCCTCGACCTTCGTCCTGTTTCCCCTGATCGGCCTGGCGGTGAACGCCGTCTTCGGCCGCTTTCTGGCGCCCGAGATCGCGGTCGGGCTTCTGTATCTCAGCCTGCTGCCCTCGACGGTGCAGTCGTCGATCGCCTTCACCTCCATCGCTCGTGGCAATGTCCCGGCGGCCCTGTGCAGCGCGTCGCTGTCCAATCTGCTGGGCGTGGTCCTGACGCCGCTTCTGGTCACCTTCCTGCTGCCGGGCGCGAGCGGCGGGATCTCGCTGAAGGCGGTCGAGGACATCTCCCTGCAGATCCTGCTGCCCTTCGTCCTCGGTCAGGCGGCGCGGCCGCTGATCGGCGCCTTCCTGAGCCGCCACGCCAAACTGGTCGGTTACGTCGACCGCGGCTCGATCCTGCTCGTCGTCTATGCGGCCTTCAGCGCGGGCATGGTCGCGGGCATCTGGGGCAAACTGGACGTCCTCGATCTGGGTCTGGTCTTCCTCCTCAACATCCTCGTGTTGGGCGCCGTCATGGTGACCCTGACGATCGCCAGCCGCAGGCTGGGCTTTTCGAAAGAGGACGAGATCGCCATCGTCTTCTGCGGCTCCAAGAAGGGGATGGTCTCGGGCATCCCCATGGCCGCCATCCTGTTCGCCGGTCAGGCGGTCAGCCTGATCGTTCTGCCGCTGATGCTGTTCCACCAGATCCAGCTGTTCGTCTGCGCCGTCCTGGCCCGCCGTTACGCCGAACGGCCCGAAGGCGAACCGGCGCCGGTGAAGGAAACGGCAGAGCTTCCGGCTTGA